In the Salinirubrum litoreum genome, one interval contains:
- a CDS encoding DUF4397 domain-containing protein translates to MPHTRRNVLAGIGSTVAVAGGTGIVLADPPGDRGRGRDDDDEEDGGDEAAVRVAHASPDAPAVDVYVDGSRVIESLGFRDVTDYLELSDGEYGVQVTAAGDPDTVVFDQTVELAGEDYTAVALGEVASDDTEFGVEVFEDENGRVFDGNARVRVVHASPDAPAVDVTVNDGSAMLFDGVEFGESGGYVEVPAGEYAVEVRPDTEDDDGSVVFETILPLTAGSIYTVFAVGYLSPDDESSDEEFGLVPTIDKTAPPRGDEDEDEEEDDEEDDEDEREEEDDEDDEEESERDDDDEEEQDEDDEEEEEEDEEEEDDD, encoded by the coding sequence ATGCCCCACACGAGACGGAACGTCCTCGCAGGCATCGGTTCGACAGTCGCGGTCGCGGGCGGCACCGGGATCGTCCTCGCCGACCCGCCGGGAGACCGCGGTCGCGGTCGTGACGATGACGACGAGGAGGATGGCGGCGACGAGGCGGCGGTTCGCGTGGCCCACGCCTCGCCTGACGCCCCCGCTGTCGACGTGTACGTGGACGGCAGTCGGGTGATCGAGAGCCTCGGCTTCCGGGACGTGACCGACTACCTCGAACTCTCGGACGGTGAGTACGGCGTGCAGGTGACGGCCGCCGGGGACCCCGATACGGTCGTCTTCGACCAGACCGTCGAACTCGCAGGTGAGGACTACACCGCAGTCGCACTCGGCGAAGTGGCGAGCGACGACACCGAGTTCGGCGTCGAGGTGTTCGAGGACGAGAACGGGCGCGTCTTCGACGGGAACGCCCGCGTCCGGGTCGTCCACGCCTCTCCCGACGCCCCCGCCGTCGACGTGACGGTGAACGACGGTTCGGCGATGCTGTTCGACGGCGTCGAGTTCGGCGAATCCGGCGGCTACGTCGAGGTCCCAGCTGGCGAGTACGCAGTCGAGGTTCGGCCCGACACCGAGGACGACGACGGCTCGGTCGTCTTCGAGACGATACTCCCGCTGACCGCCGGCAGCATCTACACCGTCTTCGCCGTCGGCTACCTCTCCCCGGACGACGAGTCGTCCGACGAGGAGTTCGGACTCGTCCCGACCATCGACAAGACTGCGCCGCCCCGTGGCGACGAAGATGAAGATGAGGAAGAGGACGACGAGGAAGACGACGAAGACGAGAGAGAGGAGGAAGACGACGAGGACGACGAGGAAGAATCGGAGCGAGACGACGATGACGAGGAAGAACAAGACGAAGACGACGAGGAAGAAGAGGAAGAAGACGAAGAGGAGGAAGACGACGACTGA